A genomic stretch from Aedes albopictus strain Foshan chromosome 2, AalbF5, whole genome shotgun sequence includes:
- the LOC109407984 gene encoding uncharacterized protein LOC109407984: MSAEEFIYSVINTDNVAQLDLNVIANTLASADSLIRQIKAQQVENEGLKEKISSLRSSALQIKQLYEAEVGKNQGIANREEDYVRKVQELEGRVAAAENARVNAELQEKEKVAELERKAEHWMGKYDGLAMDVVKNCCLLADNGLLPSDQQTKLRDWKGHVQSLVQDGKEVPEDVMSCLVKKRSSSKKKRKPEIDCRDQSTMTTGPSYCSIGVNVMEEKPSVANSSTGTEDLEPPEPPKYSITDDIFPDDPKPKEEPLPKKTFADKSTMYSSSMVTRSTCTSAFIKRVDVGVNFPEVIPKSISEILRECVTELPALLSPILDEIPVRKDSTSTQTDPLPVQPPVEQKPLTTIGTNTNLRNIRRKIDYVRKADGMLVNNLLSFIKKEENISPVGSLQNLPAAVFQSETPSDLVGNAVGGVNPQLTHIWGLLGETMFRLLGTGRMFDSQCYSIINERIAMINNLIESESRRGTAMLGEVFAAAAAAVSVTGKVGETTGKKSVIVGREQEDTVGREPVESRRGKCMDEYEEEAVGMHEEEIEEDPNCPWESQTPPSDEEMEPNEAGEARDEQTQTGDLQSDGQTSEPVNESSANPDESSSAIAADVISAATSSVQLPNQTKEQLESPSFPDIPSEPLVPEKISPDAPSLHTDESNDFRLLIEPESGPTVVDICADNNSEAKDAVEPQQQSQPEEEPDAIADELRQMEEGIACTSLDRLQPCLIRVRDINQVETKHYLDVVCEEESTQTTDDESDFQMAIVETSPNRLSATSSCTSIGSNGTLISPIKVKETNELVKDQFKTPTSPAISKRKLRERLDGGPSKRGRLSPTTESLLEDDWDHKFSRIKHYFTLPSGLNPIKEGANKKRVVQEENFELDELWDDEDDGVDAREDGDEFAMPSEQLLQPLRLETSSLTSAPVSDSPESPTEEPPKPSTSSWDEFKRPLSIDVGDLPNPASPDPPASPDVSACFDDSPMSPIADDEPMEPVSSQRCFSELESPLSPPLESRSTMYAAEDPVESRIIPLEHPLANRVLTEASTPIGKAIACYNRGRRAEVVNKITPNSCKKERKLVQLMVNVLKEYVKDEWTVKNLDIRCEQLLKVSRDTRIIAQAIVDYIISQTEDLVIDVQCSPPAPPLPKVTQKVVVLAKTLNEVLFTLDRILLQEVDRRVFNLKSEKCNVEAITALTYLYVGVADCNRLYGCTARMYIYKCLYYFNFKGLPLIYYVLKAFPHALPKKTSAFYDNADAMVSTIRTILMNINYMMNSTHPDAALYKKGELSKLLKYFYGYQQGSPTYTELITNLIEKIKANKLKNVDYSLVLVAKRQGYEWAKRHIVQKHLYPLLNDYLKRIETAAQGTHDDQIRCLIFCISAILKTQPNHEDVTGVMQIFGSIIQRTDGNQRVQEAAVAGLMRFTRFDYADIYEWLCKWRPSYEVSGRIKLMLATFVHRKDQRFWMQLSQRKFV; this comes from the exons ATGAGTGCTGAAGAGTTTATTTATAGCGTGATCAACACTGATAACGTCGCCCAGCTGGATCTGAACGTAATCGCCAACACGCTGGCCAGCGCAGACTCGCTGATCCGGCAGATCAAGGCCCAGCAGGTGGAGAACGAGGGCCTGAAGGAGAAGATCAGCTCGCTGCGGAGTTCCGCCCTGCAAATCAAGCAGCTGTACGAAGCGGAAGTGGGCAAGAATCAGGGCATTGCCAATCGGGAGGAGGATTATGTAAGGAAGGTGCAGGAGCTGGAAGGGCGAGTTGCTGCGGCGGAGAATGCCAGGGTCAATGCCGAGCTACAAGAGAAAGAGAAGGTGGCTGAGTTGGAGCGGAAGGCCGAGCACTGGATGGGAAAGTACGATGGCCTGGCAATGGATGTGGTGAAGAATTGCTGTCTGCTGGCGGACAACGGCTTACTTCCGTCGGATCAGCAGACGAAGCTTCGTGATTGGAAGGGTCATGTGCAGAGTTTGGTGCAGGATGGGAAGGAGGTGCCAGAGGATGTGATGAGTTGCTTAGTCAAAAAGAGGTCGTCTTCAAAGAAGAAACGTAAACCCGAGATTGATTGTCGGGATCAATCTACTATGACAACTGGCCCTTCGTACTGTTCCATTGGGGTCAATGTTATGGAAGAGAAGCCATCAGTTGCCAACTCATCGACGGGTACCGAGGATTTGGAACCTCCGGAACCGCCTAAATACTCCATAACGGATGACATCTTTCCCGACGACCCGAAGCCAAAGGAGGAGCCACTGCCGAAGAAAACCTTCGCTGATAAGAGCACGATGTATTCCAGTTCCATGGTAACCCGTTCCACTTGCACTTCCGCCTTCATCAAGCGAGTTGACGTCGGAGTAAACTTCCCGGAAGTGATTCCTAAATCAATAAGCGAAATTCTCCGTGAATGTGTCACCGAGCTTCCTGCGTTATTGTCACCTATTCTGGACGAAATTCCAGTTCGTAAGGATTCGACATCTACTCAAACTGATCCGCTTCCTGTTCAGCCACCAGTCGAACAGAAACCTCTGACCACAATCGGTACCAACACCAATCTGCGGAACATACGACGTAAGATTGACTACGTGCGAAAAGCGGACGGAATGCTGGTAAACAATCTGCTGTCCTTCATCAAAAAGGAGGAAAACATTTCCCCCGTTGGTTCCTTACAAAACCTTCCCGCCGCCGTGTTCCAAagtgaaaccccctcggacctggTTGGGAACGCGGTGGGTGGTGTGAATCCCCAGTTGACACACATCTGGGGCCTGCTTGGCGAAACCATGTTCCGCCTGCTGGGCACCGGACGGATGTTCGACAGTCAgtgctacagcatcatcaacgagcGCATAGCGATGATCAACAATCTGATCGAGTCGGAAAGCCGCCGCGGAACGGCCATGTTAGGGGAGGTATTTGCAGCAGCGGCGGCTGCCGTTTCCGTAACGGGCAAAGTGGGTGAAACCACCGGGAAGAAGAGTGTTATTGTAGGGAGGGAACAAGAGGATACGGTTGGTCGCGAGCCGGTCGAGAGTCGTCGGGGGAAGTGCATGGATGAGTACGAAGAGGAAGCCGTGGGGATGCATGAGGAGGAGATCGAGGAAG ACCCCAATTGTCCGTGGGAAAGTCAAACGCCACCGTCGGATGAAGAAATGGAACCAAACGAAGCTGGTGAAGCGCGTGATGAGCAGACACAAACGGGAGATTTGCAATCCGATGGTCAGACGAGTGAGCCTGTTAATGAAAGTTCCGCAAACCCAGATGAAAGTTCATCAGCGATTGCTGCAG ATGTTATATCCGCTGCAACTTCATCAGTTCAACTCCCAAACCAAACCAAAGAACAACTCGAAAGTCCCTCGTTTCCGGATATCCCCAGTGAACCCCTAGTGCCCGAGAAGATATCTCCGGATGCGCCATCTCTTCATACCGATGAGTCCAACGATTTCCGTTTACTCATTGAACCGGAATCCGGACCCACTGTTGTCGACATCTGCGCAGACAACAATTCCGAAGCGAAAGATGCTGTCGAGCCACAGCAGCAGTCCCAACCGGAGGAAGAACCGGACGCGATTGCCGACGAGCTGCGCCAGATGGAGGAAGGCATAGCGTGTACATCGTTGGACCGGCTTCAACCGTGTCTCATCCGGGTGCGGGACATAAACCAGGTAGAAACGAAACACTACCTGGACGTGGTCTGTGAAGAGGAATCCACACAAACCACCGACGACGAGAGCGACTTCCAGATGGCAATCGTGGAAACGTCCCCCAATCGGCTGTCGGCCACTTCCAGTTGTACTTCGATTGGCAGTAACGGAACGCTGATTTCTCCCATCAAGGTCAAGGAGACCAACGAGCTGGTCAAGGACCAGTTCAAAACGCCCACTAGTCCCGCCATCAGCAAGCGGAAACTTCGGGAACGGCTGGATGGGGGACCGTCCAAGCGGGGACGCCTATCGCCCACTACGGAATCGTTGCTAGAGGACGATTGGGACCACAAGTTTTCCCGAATTAAGCACTATTTCACACTGCCGTCGGGGCTGAATCCCATCAAGGAGGGTGCGAACAAGAAGCGGGTTGTGCAAGAAGAAAACTTCGAGTTGGATGAACTGTGGGACGACGAGGACGATGGAGTCGATGCTCGGGAGGATGGGGATGAGTTTGCGATGCCTAGCGAGCAGCTGCTGCAGCCTCTACGGCTGGAAACGAGTTCTCTAACTAGTGCTCCGGTCAGTGATTCGCCGGAATCTCCCACGGAAG AGCCACCAAAGCCATCCACCTCAAGTTGGGATGAGTTCAAGAGGCCTCTCAGCATCGACGTTGGAGATCTGCCTAATCCTGCTTCACCCGACCCTCCTGCTTCACCTGACGTTTCAGCATGTTTTGACGATTCCCCCATGTCACCAATAGCTGACGACGAACCAATGGAACCGGTCAGCAGCCAACGGTGCTTCAGTGAATTAGAGTCCCCACTCTCTCCGCCCCTCGAAAGTCGATCGACAATGTACGCGGCAGAGGATCCGGTAGAGTCGCGAATTATTCCACTAGAACATCCGCTGGCGAACCGGGTCCTGACGGAAGCATCTACTCCCATCGGAAAGGCCATAGCGTGCTACAATAGGGGAAGGCGCGCGGAAGTGGTTAACAAGATTACTCCAAACTCGTGCAAAAAGGAACGGAAGCTAGTACAGTTGATGGTCAATGTGCTGAAGGAGTACGTAAAGGATGAGTGGACGGTGAAAAATCTGGACATCCGATGTGAGCAATTACTTAAGGTTTCAAGAGATACAAGGATAATCGCACAGGCGATAGTCGACTACATCATTTCTCAAACCGAGGATTTGGTGATCGATGTCCAATGTTCTCCTCCGGCCCCACCGCTGCCGAAGGTCACTCAAAAAGTGGTTGTCCTAGCTAAAACGCTCAACGAGGTGTTATTCACGTTGGACAGGATACTACTGCAGGAAGTCGATCGCCGGGTGTTCAATCTCAAGTCGGAGAAATGCAACGTAGAAGCGATCACTGCCCTGACTTACCTCTACGTAGGAGTGGCCGATTGCAACCGACTCTACGGTTGCACCGCCAGAATGTACATTTACAAGTGTCTGTATTACTTCAACTTCAAAGGGCTTCCTTTGATCTATTACGTACTGAAAGCCTTCCCGCATGCCCTGCCGAAGAAAACCAGCGCCTTTTACGATAATGCCGATGCGATGGTCAGCACCATCCGGACCATTCTGATGAACATCAACTACATGATGAATTCGACACATCCCGACGCTGCCTTGTACAAAAAGGGAGAACTGTCGAAACTACTCAAGTACTTCTACGGCTACCAACAGGGGTCACCGACGTACACCGAGCTTATCACTAACCTCATCGAAAAGATCAAAGCCAACAAGCTCAAAAATGTCGACTACTCTCTGGTCCTGGTCGCCAAGCGCCAGGGATACGAATGGGCCAAGCGGCACATTGTTCAGAAGCACCTCTACCCGCTACTCAACGACTACCTCAAACGGATCGAGACCGCCGCCCAGGGAACCCACGACGATCAGATCCGGTGTCTGATTTTCTGCATCTCGGCCATCCTCAAAACGCAACCCAACCACGAGGACGTGACCGGGGTGATGCAAATTTTCGGCAGCATCATCCAGCGGACGGATGGCAACCAGCGGGTACAGGAAGCGGCCGTGGCCGGGCTGATGCGATTCACCCGGTTCGACTACGCCGACATCTACGAGTGGTTGTGCAAGTGGCGTCCCTCGTACGAGGTCAGCGGCCGAATCAAGCTGATGCTGGCGACGTTCGTCCACCGGAAGGACCAACGGTTCTGGATGCAGCTCAGCCAACGGAAGTTCGTGTAG